A stretch of Fusarium poae strain DAOMC 252244 chromosome 2, whole genome shotgun sequence DNA encodes these proteins:
- a CDS encoding hypothetical protein (BUSCO:35913at5125), whose protein sequence is MPEIAEVARIVHFLRLHVVGKRIISASAIDDKNVFGKVGTSGEEVEAALKGKKIISAGSQGKYFWITLEKPPHLVMHFGMTGWIHIKDEQTAYTNYYKKMKDGEHEQWPPRFWKFQFKTEGSPGVEAAFTDSRRFGRVRLIDCPGDEIRQHSPLVENGPDPVVDVDRFTEEYLHAKMRARHVPIKALLLDQTMISGIGNWVADETLYQAKLHPEQYCDQFSDAQITTLYKMIRYVCQTAVDKLGDSDEFPDHWLFNYRWGKGSKDAATKLPNGEKLAFITVGGRTSCYAPGVQKKTGHTAPGIKEEPLESKAEAKPPKKSRKKSPNVKEEDASPPKKKRAKTVKKVANGDAVKKEADAEEDKPDLGRRRSTRLRK, encoded by the exons ATGCCTGAGATTGCAGAAG TTGCACGTATTGTCCACTTCCTCCGACTTCATGTTGTGGGGAAACGCATCATATCCGCTTCAGCAATAGATGATAAGAATGTGTTTGGCAAAGTTGGCACAAGCGGCGAGGAGGTGGAAGCTGCCCTGAAAGGGAAGAAG ATCATATCTGCTGGAAGTCAGGGCAAATACTTCTG GATAACCCTTGAAAAGCCTCCGCATCTAGTAATGCATTTTGGGATGACAG GTTGGATACACATCAAGGATGAACAGACAGCATACACCAACTACtacaagaagatgaaggatGGCGAGCATGAGCAATGGCCACCAAGGTTCTGGAAGTTTCAGTTCAAGACTGAGGGTTCTCCTGGAGTTGAAGCTGCTTTCACGGATTCGCGCAGGTTTGGCCGTGTGCGACTCATCGACTGCCCAGGAGATGAGATAAGACAGCACTCGCCCCTTGTCGAGAACGGCCCAGATCCAGTGGTCGATGTTGATCGGTTCACCGAGGAATATTTGCATGCCAAGATGCGAGCCCGTCACGTTCCCATCAAAGCCCTTTTGCTGGACCAAACAATGATCAGTGGCATTGGAAACTGGGTCGCAGATGAGACGCTATATCAAGCCAAGCTTCACCCCGAACAGTACTGCGATCAGTTCAGCGATGCCCAAATCACCACGCTATATAAGATGATACGTTACGTCTGCCAAACAGCTGTCGACAAGCTAGGAGACTCTGACGAGTTCCCGGATCACTGGCTCTTCAATTACAGATGGGGTAAAGGATCTAAAGATGCAGCGACTAAGTTGCCCAACGGAGAAAAACTAGCTTTCATCACAGTTGGTGGACGAACGAGCTGCTATGCTCCAGGTGTGCAGAAGAAGACTGGCCATACAGCTCCTGGAATCAAAGAAGAACCCCTCGAAAGCAAGGCTGAAGCAAAGCCCCCCAAAAAGTCAAGAAAGAAGTCACCAAAtgtgaaagaagaagatgctTCGCCCCCAAAGAAGAAGCGTGCGAAGACTGTAAAGAAAGTGGCCAACGGGGATGCTGTAAAGAAAGAAGCCGAtgcagaagaagacaagCCAGATCTAGGAAGAAGGAGGTCGACCCGTCTAAGGAAGTAG
- a CDS encoding hypothetical protein (BUSCO:38946at5125): MAAPSRPAGALFRNLAQSSRRSLAISLPVNRIVAATNTTSPTPRWHSTASSSGSSSQNSSSVNPDEVSHFNALAADWWDPHGSSRLLHLMNPLRHDFIRECQRNDPDAPTRDLKILDIGCGGGIFAESAARLPTTRHVTAIDPTPEVLAIARAHARKDPGLRSKLEYRQTSIENLPLPATPQDAYDIVSLFEVIEHIDAPGAFLEKVRPFVKPGGWLVMSTIARTWMSWFTTNFMAEDVLGIVPKGTHDWNKYLNEEELRTFLAGRGWSHPMVQGVIYVPGLGWKRVNGSEKVGNYFFAVRRSEL, encoded by the coding sequence ATGGCGGCTCCGTCTCGGCCGGCGGGTGCCCTCTTCCGCAACCTCGCCCAATCAAGTCGACGATCATTGGCTATCTCATTGCCGGTAAACCGCATCGTCGCAGCTACTAACACGACGTCACCTACTCCTCGATGGCACtctacagcctcatcatccgGCAGCTCGTCGCAAAACTCCTCCTCAGTCAACCCCGACGAGGTCTCACACTTCAATGCCCTCGCCGCCGACTGGTGGGATCCCCATGGCTCCTCCCGATTACTTCATCTCATGAATCCTCTACGCCATGATTTCATCCGTGAATGTCAACGCAACGACCCCGATGCTCCTACTCGCGACTTGAAAATCCTCGACATTGGTTGTGGTGGTGGAATCTTTGCTGAAAGTGCTGCCCGTCTACCGACTACAAGACATGTTACTGCTATCGATCCGACCCCCGAAGTCCTTGCAATAGCACGCGCGCATGCACGCAAAGATCCCGGTCTTCGCTCGAAGCTTGAGTACCGCCAGACGTCCATTGAGAACCTTCCTCTACCCGCGACACCACAAGATGCCTACGATATCGTCTCGCTATTCGAGGTCATTGAACATATTGATGCTCCAGGCGCGTTCTTGGAAAAGGTTCGCCCGTTTGTCAAGCCTGGAGGATGGCTTGTCATGAGCACGATTGCCCGCACCTGGATGAGCTGGTTCACCACCAACTTCATGGCCGAGGATGTTCTGGGTATCGTTCCCAAGGGAACCCACGACTGGAACAAGTATCTCAATGAGGAGGAGCTAAGGACCTTCCTTGCAGGTCGAGGTTGGAGCCATCCAATGGTTCAGGGTGTGATATATGTTCCTGGGTTAGGATGGAAGCGAGTCAATGGAAGTGAGAAGGTGGGCAACTACTTTTTCGCTGTGCGTCGATCTGAACTATGA
- a CDS encoding hypothetical protein (BUSCO:26387at5125) yields MASPTTSNLPSRATTGFSTASEDAIPEVDPSSTAGLLAERLQAWKHAVGYIEEYMKAMERIHGHHAKEYEKALKAINSPLKEGHHFDQSLGGMAGFFENMRSNTQSLINTNIETEKSIKGSVLPVLERLHKEIKHKAKELAHGAEKGAKEVEKARNTTQKQIELLGQHSASFDSAGGHLNSHDDPYVVHRGVLHRLNSQVIAENNHRNDLIAVQNNFHAFEAHIIEVIQQAMEAFTQLAGGQADKTRALYNDQLSVIQRVAPDFEWNAFNARSGDRLVDPNEPARSVDAIQFPNMDHPATKALIEGSLERKSRNKLSWGYTTGYYVVTPSKYLHEFKDSDNNRVDPKPELSIYLPDAVIGTAQGEKFSVKGKDKSKTMSSKLTGSTELNFKAHTAADAQKWFQVLSECGKTTAPLSTGSSPAGSAPTSPNPQVTADPLDSKVQSPITPVNEQGVQEAGVVGGEAPAAAPAVAAEKKETAA; encoded by the exons ATGGCTTCACCTACAACGTCCAATCTTCCCTCAAGGGCTACTACTGGTTTCAGCACCGCAAGCGAGGATGCTATCCCTGAAGTTGACCCTTCAAGC ACCGCCGGCTTGCTCGCTGAGCGACTCCAGGCATGGAAGCATGCTGTTGGTTACATCGAGGAATACATGAAGGCTATGGAGAGAATCCACGGCCACCACGCCAAGGAGTATGAGAAGGCGCTCAAG GCTATCAACAGCCCCCTCAAGGAGGGCCACCACTTCGACCAAAGCCTCGGCGGCATGGCTGGCTTCTTTGAGAACATGCGCTCCAACACCCAATCCCttatcaacaccaacatcgAGACCGAAAAGAGCATCAAGGGTTCCGTTCTCCCCGTCCTCGAGCGCCTGCACAAGGAGATTAAGCACAAGGCCAAGGAACTTGCTCATGGCGCTGAAAAGGGAGCCAAGGAGGTCGAGAAGGCCCGCAACACCACCCAGAAGCAGATCGAGCTGCTCGGCCAACACTCTGCTTCTTTCGATTCGGCTGGTGGTCATCTTAACAGCCATGATGACCCTTACGTTGTGCACCGTGGTGTTCTGCACCGTCTCAACAGCCAGGTCATTGCTGAAAACAACCACCGAAATGACCTGATCGCTGTTCAGAACAACTTTCACGCCTTTGAGGCCCATATCATTGAAGTCATTCAGCAAGCTATGGAGGCTTTCACCCAGCTTGCTGGTGGTCAGGCCGACAAAACACGAGCCCTATACAACGACCAGCTTTCGGTCATTCAGCGCGTTGCCCCTGACTTTGAGTGGAACGCCTTCAATGCTCGCAGCGGCGACCGCCTCGTCGACCCCAATGAGCCAGCGCGTTCCGTTGACGCTATCCAGTTCCCCAACATGGATCACCCCGCAACCAAGGCTCTGATTGAGGGTTCCTTGGAGCGCAAGTCGCGTAACAAGCTGTCTTGGGGATACACAACTGGCTACTACGTGGTCACGCCCTCCAAGTACCTTCATGAGTTCAAGGACTCGGATAACAACCGAGTGGACCCCAAGCCTGAGCTCTCCATCTACCTTCCCGATGCTGTCATCGGAACCGCTCAGGGTGAGAAGTTCAGCGTCAAGGGCAAGGACAAGTCCAAGACCATGAGCAGCAAGCTTACAGGCTCTACTGAGCTCAACTTCAAGGCACACACGGCTGCCGACGCTCAGAAGTGGTTCCAGGTTCTCTCAGAGTGCGGCAAGACTACAGCTCCCCTTAGCACTGGATCCAGCCCAGCCGGTTCTGCGCCCACATCTCCCAACCCTCAGGTCACTGCCGACCCTCTCGACTCCAAGGTCCAGTCTCCCATTACCCCTGTCAATGAGCAAGGTGTCCAAGAGGCTGGTGTTGTAGGTGGAGAGGCTCCTGCGGCAGCACCCGCTGTGGcggctgagaagaaggagacgGCTGCCTAG
- the RIB3 gene encoding 3,4-dihydroxy 2-butanone 4-phosphate synthase (BUSCO:44063at5125) → MPATIPQNKFDSIPDSIEAFRNGEFLVVLDDPSRENEADLIIAAEDMTTEKMGFLIRHSSGYVCAPLSPELTKSLDLPQMVPNNQDPRGTAYTISVDSADPSVTTGISARDRALACRTLADPKARPDSFRRPGHVLPLRSRPGGVRQRPGHTEAATEFCRLAGKAQAAAICEIIDDGEETPGQALVQNHGMLRGEDCITFAHKWGLKVCTIADLVAYVEKTEGKLESNGAEADGN, encoded by the exons ATGCCAGCAACAATCCCACAAAACAAGTTTGACTCAATCCCCGACTCGATTGAGGCTTTCC GAAATGGAGAGTTCCTCGTCGTTCTCGATGACCCCTCGCGCGAGAACGAAGCCGATCTGATCATCGCTGCTGAAGATATGACAACCGAGAAGATGGGCTTCCTCATCCGCCACTCTTCTGGTTACGTCTGCGCTCCTCTCTCCCCCGAACTCACCAAATCTCTCGATCTTCCTCAGATGGTCCCCAACAACCAGGACCCTCGAGGCACCGCATACACTATCTCTGTCGACTCGGCCGACCCCTCTGTCACCACCGGAATCAGTGCTCGCGACCGTGCTCTCGCATGCCGAACCCTCGCCGACCCCAAAGCCCGCCCCGATAGCTTCCGCCGCCCCGGTCACGTCCTTCCTCTGCGATCTCGCCCTGGTGGTGTTCGGCAGCGACCAGGCCATACCGAGGCTGCTACCGAGTTTTGTCGCTTGGCTGGTAAGGCCCAGGCCGCGGCTATTTGCGAAATCATTGATGACGGCGAGGAGACTCCAGGCCAAGCTCTTGTTCAGAACCATGGCATGCTACGAGGAGAAGACTGTATCACTTTCGCCCACAAGTGGGGCTTGAAGGTCTGCACTATTGCTGACCTGGTGGCTTACGTTGAGAAGACTGAGGGAAAGCTCGAGTCCAATGGTGCTGAGGCTGATGGCAACTAA
- a CDS encoding hypothetical protein (SECRETED:SignalP(1-26)~MEROPS:MER0016549) — translation MAAPHLFSPLYIRFLLLFTLVSSSSSQFLPGSDAKARNLTVVHSPANRDVTVSYKTPDDVCSTAFDSQKQYTGWVSVPGDYPTNLFFWFVEAREPTDSLTIWLNGGPGSSSLYGFFTGNGPCEIVEKGLNEYETLVREWGWDRASNMLFIDQPNQVGFSYDTPSNGTINFASNKVEVPPEANADYPEWVLRNGTFSSNNGNFTANTTETAAMAVWHMVQGFLTTFPQYQPSALSHNSSLGISLFAESYGGRYGPVFAETFVKQNARRQSGELPQNSTIDVHLSSLGIVNGCVDMETQVPYYPTFAIDNTYGYEALSAGDAKFYQDKFTAEGGCRDLLQKCAVDSSVGDPEGEGIEESINEACSNALNNCYDIQDAYTSSGRGVYDLAAASTDPFPPMTFLEYLNQESVQQAIGAPINYTLSNYEVGREFQDTGDQARGGNIQRLAALLNQGVRIALIYGDRDYICNWMGGEAVSQSLAQEAGSEYSIRFPEAGYAPIIVNDSYIGGVVRQFGNLSFSRIYQAGHAVAAYQPETAFQVFARIILGTSISTGKDIDPATYNTTGDANATHTDKLPAQPKPTCYIRNLRATCDDRAAELAAEDKGTVINGILYASTDDWPLQAETTEEPTTSATSARATSDMTGIYTATETPEAAAAWNPPNSGLVVAIVCIMVLHIV, via the exons ATGGCGGCTCCTCACCTCTTTTCACCTTTATATATACgatttcttctccttttcaCCTTggtttcttcatcttcctcacAGTTTCTCCCTGGCTCCGACGCTAAGGCGCGTAATCTCACAGTCGTCCACTCACCTGCAAATCGGGACGTCACTGTCTCTTATAAAACTCCCGATGACGTGTGTTCAACAGCATTTGATTCCCAAAAGCAGTACACAGGCTGGGTATCAGTCCCTGGCGACTATCCAActaatttattcttttggTTTGTCGAGGCTCGTGAACCCACTGACAGCCTGACAATCTGGCTCAATGGAGGGCCAGGATCCAGCTCATTATATGGTTTCTTCACAGGCAATGGCCCTTGTGAGATTGTTGAAAAGGGATTGAATGAATATGAGACACTTGTACGCGAATGGGGTTGGGACCGAGCTTCTAACATGCTGTTCATTGATCAG CCCAACCAAGTCGGCTTTTCATATGACACACCCAGCAATGGGACGATCAACTTTGCCAGTAACAAAGTCGAAGTGCCTCCCGAAGCCAATGCCGACTATCCTGAATGGGTACTTCGTAATGGTACATTCAGCTCCAACAATGGGAATTTCACTGCCAATACTACCGAGACTGCTGCCATGGCTGTTTGGCACATGGTTCAGGGCTTCTTGACTACCTTTCCTCAATACCAGCCATCCGCCCTTTCCCACAACAGCTCGCTCGGAATCAGTCTCTTTGCCGAAAGTTATGGTGGTCGCTATGGCCCTGTATTTGCGGAAACCTTCGTGAAGCAAAACGCCCGTCGCCAAAGTGGTGAGCTACCACAAAACTCAACCATTGATGTCCACCTGAGCTCTTTGGGTATCGTCAACGGGTGTGTCGATATGGAGACACAGGTGCCTTACTATCCGACCTTTGCTATCGACAACACATATGGCTATGAAGCTTTGTCTGCTGGCGATGCAAAGTTCTACCAGGACAAGTTTACTGCCGAGGGTGGCTGTCGAGACTTGCTCCAGAAATGTGCGGTTGATTCGTCTGTGGGCGATCCTGAAGGCGAGGGAATCGAGGAATCCATTAATGAAGCGTGTTCCAATGCTCTGAACAACTGTTACGACATCCAAGACGCCTATACAAGTTCAGGTCGCGGCGTATATGACCTTGCAGCAGCCTCAACCGACCCTTTCCCACCAATGACCTTTTTGGAATATCTCAACCAAGAAAGTGTGCAGCAAGCTATTGGTGCCCCTATCAACTATACCCTCAGCAATTACGAAGTTGGTCGAGAGTTCCAAGATACGGGCGATCAAGCCCGTGGCGGCAACATACAGCGCCTAGCTGCTCTTCTCAATCAAGGAGTCCGTATCGCTCTCATCTATGGTGATCGAGACTACATATGTAATTGGATGGGAGGAGAGGCTGTTTCTCAAAGCCTTGCTCAAGAAGCGGGCAGTGAGTACAGTATTCGATTCCCCGAGGCAGGATATGCTCCTATTATTGTCAACGATTCCTACATTGGTGGTGTTGTGCGTCAGTTTGGTAATCTTTCCTTTAGTCGGATCTATCAAGCAGGTCACGCCGTTGCTGCCTATCAACCTGAAACAGCCTTCCAAGTCTTTGCCCGCATCATCTTGGGTACTTCTATCTCTACTGGCAAAGATATTGATCCCGCCACATACAACACCACAGGCGACGCCAACGCTACACACACAGACAAATTGCCTGCTCAACCAAAGCCTACTTGTTATATACGCAACCTCCGGGCCACTTGTGACGATCGTGCTGCAGAACTGGCCGCGGAAGATAAAGGAACTGTCATCAATGGCATATTATATGCCTCTACAGATGACTGGCCGCTGCAGGCAGAGACCACTGAGGAACCAACAACATCCGCAACGAGTGCCAGGGCCACGTCAGATATGACTGGCATCTATACCGCAACCGAAACACCTGAGGCCGCCGCGGCATGGAACCCACCAAACTCGGGTCTGGTCGTCGCCATCGTCTGCATTATGGTTCTTCATATTGTTTGA